In Actinoplanes derwentensis, the following proteins share a genomic window:
- a CDS encoding AAA family ATPase, with amino-acid sequence MTLTTFDTLPVAAELLALLTATGTEPRPDSQLEALTLAVAADLPVLLWGEPGIGKTATLHQLADGLGLPLTTVIASVHEPSDFSGLPVIGDDPAVQGVPMAPPDWAVRLVRAGHGLLFLDELSTAPPAVQAALLRVVLERRVGALTLPPGVRIVAAANPRSSAADGWELSAPLANRFVHLQWTFQHEVVVRGLGGTWPRALLPRLDDERLPEAVALARRAVCGFLDARPTLVHRLPDGESRRGGPWPSPRSWDMTLRLVAFATAAGVSREVLSMLVRGTVGDGPGLELLAFLDRLDLPDPETLLADPASAVLPERGDLRQATLDGVVEAVRKRPGLARWEAAWAVLVRALETGAPDLVVVPASTLAALRRDGWEVPGAIERLAPAATIRRRVGATR; translated from the coding sequence GGACAGCCAGCTCGAAGCCCTCACCCTGGCCGTCGCCGCCGACCTGCCGGTGCTGCTCTGGGGCGAACCCGGCATCGGCAAGACGGCCACCCTCCACCAGCTCGCCGACGGGCTCGGACTGCCCCTGACCACGGTGATCGCCAGCGTGCACGAGCCCTCCGACTTCTCCGGCCTGCCGGTGATCGGCGACGACCCGGCCGTCCAGGGTGTGCCGATGGCGCCGCCGGACTGGGCGGTGCGACTGGTCCGGGCCGGGCACGGGCTGTTGTTCCTGGACGAACTGTCGACCGCCCCGCCCGCGGTTCAGGCCGCCCTGCTGCGGGTGGTCCTGGAACGGCGGGTCGGCGCCCTGACCCTGCCGCCCGGAGTCCGGATCGTGGCCGCCGCCAACCCGCGTTCGTCGGCCGCCGACGGATGGGAACTGAGTGCGCCGCTGGCCAACCGGTTCGTGCATCTCCAGTGGACGTTCCAGCACGAAGTGGTGGTCCGCGGGCTGGGCGGCACCTGGCCGCGCGCCCTGCTGCCCCGGCTCGACGACGAACGACTCCCCGAAGCGGTCGCTCTGGCCCGGCGCGCGGTGTGCGGATTCCTGGACGCCAGGCCGACACTGGTGCACCGGCTTCCGGACGGCGAATCCCGCCGGGGCGGTCCGTGGCCGTCGCCGCGCAGCTGGGACATGACGTTGCGGCTGGTCGCCTTCGCCACCGCGGCCGGCGTCTCCCGCGAAGTCCTGTCGATGCTGGTCCGCGGCACCGTCGGCGACGGACCCGGCCTGGAACTACTGGCGTTCCTCGACCGGCTGGACCTGCCCGACCCGGAGACCCTGCTCGCCGACCCGGCCTCGGCGGTCCTGCCGGAACGCGGTGACCTGCGGCAGGCCACCCTCGACGGCGTGGTCGAAGCGGTCCGGAAACGGCCCGGACTCGCCCGTTGGGAAGCGGCCTGGGCGGTACTGGTCCGGGCTCTGGAGACGGGCGCGCCGGACCTGGTCGTGGTGCCGGCCTCGACTCTCGCCGCACTGCGCCGCGACGGCTGGGAGGTCCCCGGCGCCATCGAACGCCTGGCCCCGGCCGCGACGATCCGCCGCCGGGTGGGCGCAACCCGATGA
- a CDS encoding vWA domain-containing protein has translation MTLSGTPSASASPPLSPAVRASVSPQRAVFTSDEWEKLYAARLFAAEARPYLATALFALKPILSWTVPTMAVDRYWRCYVSPGFVAATPVEELAGVWVHEVSHLLRDHHGRGDRLATAKDLTGPGDRLRMNIAGDFEINDDVYGDGLPRPAAAIGPELLNLPSGKLMEEYLPMIAMGPYLDRLVWLDCGGGADGSARPWELGPDGANALDPEEQALVRYRVAQGINNARGDVPGGWKRWAEKVTHPPQPWRQLLGSAVRSAVSAPGAGEDYVWSRPSRRSSSLPGVILPSLRRRPPRVTVVIDTSGSVSDSELGSALLEVAAISRSVGGGRDLLRVVSCDAAAHVSGPICETEGITLTGGGGTDLREGFAKALTTRPDVTVVLTDGQTPWPSHRPPCRTVIGLFSRRSRIDEDNPGYGRNLPPTWARVITIG, from the coding sequence ATGACCCTTTCCGGTACGCCGTCAGCCTCGGCCTCCCCGCCGCTTTCGCCTGCCGTCCGCGCCTCTGTTTCGCCGCAGCGGGCTGTCTTCACCTCGGACGAGTGGGAGAAGCTCTACGCGGCCCGGCTTTTCGCGGCCGAAGCCCGGCCATACCTGGCGACCGCGCTGTTCGCGTTGAAGCCGATTCTGTCGTGGACGGTTCCGACGATGGCCGTGGACCGCTACTGGCGGTGTTACGTCTCCCCCGGTTTCGTGGCGGCGACCCCTGTCGAGGAACTCGCCGGGGTCTGGGTGCACGAGGTGTCGCACCTGCTGCGCGACCACCACGGCCGCGGCGACCGGCTGGCCACCGCGAAGGACCTCACCGGCCCCGGCGACCGGTTACGGATGAACATCGCCGGAGATTTCGAGATCAACGACGATGTGTACGGGGATGGACTGCCCCGCCCCGCTGCGGCGATCGGCCCGGAACTGCTGAATCTGCCGTCCGGCAAACTGATGGAGGAGTACCTGCCCATGATCGCCATGGGCCCGTACCTGGACCGCCTCGTCTGGCTGGACTGCGGTGGCGGTGCCGACGGTTCGGCCCGCCCGTGGGAACTCGGCCCCGACGGAGCGAACGCTCTCGACCCGGAGGAGCAGGCCCTGGTCCGGTACCGGGTGGCGCAAGGCATCAACAATGCTCGCGGCGACGTCCCCGGCGGCTGGAAACGCTGGGCGGAGAAGGTGACCCACCCGCCCCAGCCGTGGCGCCAGCTCCTCGGCAGCGCGGTCCGCTCCGCGGTCTCGGCTCCCGGAGCAGGCGAGGACTACGTCTGGAGCCGCCCGTCCCGCCGCTCGTCCAGCCTCCCCGGGGTGATCCTGCCGAGCCTGCGACGCCGCCCGCCCCGGGTGACCGTGGTGATCGACACGTCGGGTTCGGTCAGCGACTCCGAACTGGGCAGTGCCCTGCTGGAAGTGGCGGCCATCTCCCGTTCCGTCGGTGGCGGCCGCGACCTGCTCCGGGTGGTCTCCTGCGACGCCGCAGCCCACGTCTCCGGCCCGATCTGCGAGACCGAGGGGATCACGTTGACCGGCGGCGGCGGAACCGACCTGCGCGAAGGTTTCGCCAAGGCCCTGACCACCCGACCCGACGTGACGGTGGTCCTGACCGACGGCCAGACCCCGTGGCCGTCCCACCGGCCACCGTGCCGAACGGTGATCGGCTTGTTCTCCCGCCGCTCCCGCAT